From one Drosophila subpulchrella strain 33 F10 #4 breed RU33 chromosome 3L, RU_Dsub_v1.1 Primary Assembly, whole genome shotgun sequence genomic stretch:
- the LOC119553833 gene encoding N-acetyltransferase eco translates to METPTGSGGSTRSTRMPTPRLSERKRQLFGSPISRLRKINDDDEDEDVDSLGILPLKPHVAANMQRRSLFGEGTKAASGSANSSPETNKENKKTRSGVVAAATAEQLPQLFTSTMRLNSNSSSNSRHSSPRTPKMRAKRADSSMSSPTSSSMGSPSPRGKAKPMQEIKTSCRRSPRTSSAQKNQEDSSPETFQKRLSKVADMLMKRQYTKADVGTPRGRHSLNLKTTAQVHTIKPKRISLESSSKRRKSPSTGSDSDDEKAPISKASRKNEYSNISTTKMERNTTLKEADSKVPIVKAKTEALESSDRNSKSPIKIEVSETSTVKPRISTRRTKSPVKMPTLKDKVAIIKASTENLENSLKRTKSTIELSSSEIVEDPASSPANSRIPVEVPASDEEAANYKPLKRERLDTLSNLAVSSTESDSGSPQSKMRKMSPSSSIPTLAFYSHSGASATKSKGRRYTPTTFLRRPTKVSPNSRPVLGINKGVRHKIRKPHVLSTRLPHTDLDNILSSLSNERLKNLITTKREERAKVEEVHQILRSARDPIKMAKPLSVIEADDANNNNNNMPANMWQETSADFSDLSEDEEKVFIDDPVIELEPIIPIIRHEPVHNSPPAEQADLSKRKFFKSGRRSSTCMEVRITDNIRASVSQGKIALVQTPRRKPRQVRVRSATIFSAEQATVDAILKNLDDTVVDEIIESKPLAEITPMEAEDTPMETEPLPDIIEYAPEETVAEIDPFAEFRNRLPYQTDDPEIVEQQQILLEFLISNNICTEQNFEIFIANPDNYKEEANRIVDELFMVVNSEEAAQLAQMEALPEPVLDIPPPQDPPATEEVQPRLFPIFTQRLQPVVQKSMRRRPDTSMKLLSAAGGSNQYQIDAGQKAFGARQCQQCGLVYTVHEPEEEQLHREYHNSIHVLRFKGWIDEDIVAVYPEWASDGRIIRINERAPAARLERLRDLIGVVDKELGYSSYIVPKIFVAFMAVRKQQIVGFCLVQPLSQAHRFIQVDGTDYFSEESYPASCGVSRIWVSPLQRRCGIARKLLRVVQCHTVLGQEIAKECIAFSTPTDDGRCLARHFTGLDNFLTYDQ, encoded by the exons ATGGAGACGCCGACAGGTAGTGGAGGCTCTACGCGGTCCACGCGCATGCCCACCCCACGCCTCTCTGAGCGCAAGCGGCAACTGTTCGGCAGTCCGATCTCCAGGCTGCGAAAGATCAATGACGACGATGAGGATGAGGACGTAGACAGTCTGGGTATCTTGCCGCTGAAGCCCCATGTGGCGGCCAATATGCAACGGAGGAGTCTCTTTGGCGAGGGAACTAAGGCAGCGAGTGGCAGTGCCAACAGCAGCCCGGAAACCAACAAGGAGAACAAAAAAACCCGCAGCGGGGTCGTCGCGGCTGCCACGGCGGAGCAGTTGCCCCAGTTGTTCACCTCCACCATGCGGCTGaatagcaacagcagcagcaacagtcgCCACAGCAGCCCCCGCACACCCAAGATGCGAGCCAAGCGAGCGGACTCGTCGATGTCTTCGCCCACCTCCTCATCCATGGGATCTCCATCCCCACGGGGCAAGGCCAAACCCATGCAGGAAATCAAGACCAGCTGCAGACGCAGTCCACGTACCTCCAGTGCGCAGAAGAATCAGGAAGACTCTTCACCAGAAACTTTCCAAAAGAGACTAAGCAAGGTGGCAGATATGTTAATGAAGCGACAATATACGAAAGCTGATGTGGGGACACCAAGGGGAAGGCACAGTCTCAACTTAAAGACCACTGCCCAAGTACATACCATCAAACCCAAAAGGATTAGCCTGGAAAGCAGCTCTAAACGCAGGAAATCTCCGAGCACAGGATCCGATTCGGATGACGAAAAAGCTCCAATAAGTAAAGCCTCAAGGAAGAATGAATACAGCAATATCAGCACAACGAAAATGGAGAGAAACACAACACTAAAAGAAGCAGATAGCAAAGTACCTATTGTAAAAGCCAAAACAGAGGCCTTGGAAAGCAGTGATAGGAATTCAAAAAGTCCTATTAAAATAGAAGTTAGTGAAACCTCAACAGTGAAACCAAGAATCAGCACCAGAAGAACAAAATCCCCAGTTAAAATGCCCACTTTAAAAGACAAAGTGGCGATTATTAAGGCCTCAACAGAGAATCTAGAGAACAGTCTTAAACGAACTAAATCAACAATTGAACTGTCCAGTTCAGAGATTGTTGAGGACCCAGCGAGTAGTCCAGCAAACAGTAGGATCCCAGTTGAAGTGCCCGCTTCCGATGAAGAAGCAGCCAATTACAAGCCCCTAAAGCGAGAGCGCCTGGATACCTTATCCAACTTGGCTGTTTCTTCAACGGAGTCCGATTCTGGATCCCCACAAAGCAAGATGCGCAAGATGTCGCCGAGTAGCAGCATTCCCACCTTGGCCTTTTATTCCCACAGTGGAGCATCTGCTACAAAGTCAAAAGGTAGGCGATACACACCTACGACTTTTCTCCGTCGACCGACAAAAGTCTCGCCAAACTCCCGCCCAGTCCTGGGTATCAATAAGGGAGTCCGGCACAAAATTCGCAAGCCCCACGTACTGTCAACCCGACTGCCGCACACCGACTTGGACAACATTCTCAGCTCCCTAAGCAACGAACGGCTGAAGAACCTAATCACCACCAAGCGAGAGGAGCGCGCCAAGGTTGAGGAAGTCCACCAGATCCTGCGCAGTGCCAGGGATCCAATTAAGATGGCCAAACCATTAAGTGTAATTGAAGCCGACGatgccaacaacaacaacaataacatgCCAGCGAACATGTGGCAAGAAACTTCCGCCGACTTCTCCGACCTTAGTGAGGATGAGGAGAAGGTGTTCATCGACGATCCCGTCATAGAATTGGAGCCCATCATACCGATAATCCGACACGAGCCGGTCCACAATTCGCCGCCCGCCGAGCAAGCGGATCTCAGCAAGCGCAAGTTCTTCAAATCGGGCAGACGGAGCAGCACCTGCATGGAGGTAAGGATCACGGACAACATCCGGGCCAGCGTCAGCCAGGGCAAGATCGCCCTGGTCCAAACTCCACGCCGAAAGCCACGACAAGTGCGTGTAAGGTCTGCAACGATATTTTCAGCTGAGCAAGCCACCGTGGATGCGATTCTGAAGAACTTGGACGACACGGTAGTAGACGAGATAATTGAATCGAAACCGCTGGCGGAGATCACGCCCATGGAGGCGGAGGACACACCCATGGAAACGGAGCCTCTGCCGGATATAATTGAGTATGCGCCAGAAGAGACAGTTGCAGAAATTGATCCCTTCGCTGAATTTCGTAATCGTTTGCCATATCAAACCGATGATCCTGAAATCGTGGAGCAGCAGCAAATCTTACTGGAGTTCCTCATTAGCAACAACATTTGTACAGAGCAGAATTTTGAGATCTTTATAGCGAATCCGGACAATTACAAGGAGGAGGCCAATCGGATTGTGGACGAATTGTTCATGGTGGTAAACAGCGAAGAGGCTGCGCAGCTTGCTCAGATGGAAGCTCTGCCGGAACCAGTGCTGGATATTCCGCCACCACAGGATCCTCCAGCCACAGAGGAAGTCCAGCCAAGGCTGTTTCCCATATTTACGCAGCGCCTGCAGCCCGTTGTCCAGAAATCGATGCGACGACGGCCGGATACTTCGATGAAATTGCTATCAGCAGCTGGCGGATCCAATCAGTACCAGATCGATGCTGGTCAGAAGGCTTTTGGAGCCCGGCAGTGTCAGCAGTGCGGATTGGTGTACACCGTTCACGAACCGGAGGAGGAACAGCTGCATCGGGAGTACCACAACTCGATCCATGTGCTGCGATTCAAGGGCTGGATCGACGAGGACATTGTGGCCGTTTATCCGGAGTGGGCCAGCGATGGTCGCATCATACGAATTAACGAACGCGCTCCGGCCGCCCGGCTCGAAAGACTTCGGGATCTCATCGGAGTGGTGGACAAGGAGCTGGGCTACTCCTCGTACATCGTGCCAAAGATCTTTGTGGCCTTCATGGCAGTGCGGAAGCAACAAATTGTGGGTTTCTGCCTGGTGCAGCCCCTGTCTCAGGCCCATCGATTCATCCAGGTCGACGGCACGGATTACTTCAGTGAGGAGAGCTACCCGGCCAG TTGCGGCGTGTCCCGAATCTGGGTTTCTCCACTGCAGCGGCGCTGCGGAATCGCCAGGAAGCTGTTGCGGGTCGTCCAGTGCCACACGGTGCTGGGTCAGGAGATCGCCAAGGAGTGCATCGCCTTCAGCACGCCCACCGACGATGGACGATGCCTGGCGCGCCATTTCACCGGGTTGGATAACTTCCTGACCTACGACCAGTGA
- the LOC119553432 gene encoding RNA-binding protein lark: protein MPGAGTFKLFIGNLDEKTQATELRALFEKYGTVVECDVVKNYGFVHMETEQQGRDAIQNLNGYTLNEFAIKVEAAKSRRAPNTPTTKIFVGNLTDKTRAPEVRELFQKYGTVVECDIVRNYGFVHLDCVGDVQDAIKELNGRVVDGQPLKVQVSTSRVRPKPGMGDPEQCYRCGRSGHWSKECPRLYGSAGGGREPPSPLSAGGYRDRMYGRDPYPPPPPPPPFLRDRIMDGFRDYDYYDRRFEDSRDLYERRYQTSRMRDFPPPPISRREPMPLPPPLSGSLRSCSVSRGYDTMFSRRSPPPPRSSNGMSRYGSPTPHGYEDFSRDAFDERMISSRGIRGPSPPGRRYAPY from the exons ATGCCCGGAGCCGGCACGTTCAAGTTGTTCATCGGGAATCTCGACGAGAAGACGCAAGCCACCGAATTGCGGGCTCTCTTCGAGAAGTACGGTACCGTCGTCGAGTGCGACGTGGTGAAGAACTATGGCTTCGTCCACATGGAGACGGAGCAGCAGGGTCGCGATGCCATACAGAATCTGAACGGTTATACGCTGAACGAGTTCGCCATCAAGGTGGAGGCGGCCAAGAGCCGGCGGGCGCCCAATACACCGACCACGAAAATCTTCGTGGGAAATCTAACGGACAAGACGCGGGCGCCGGAGGTGCGGGAATTGTTTCAGAAATACGGCACCGTCGTCGAGTGCGACATTGTGCGCAACTATGGTTTCGTCCATCTGGACTGTGTCGGTGATGTGCAGGACGCCATCAAGGAGCTGAACGGTCGCGTTGTCGACGGCCAGCCGCTCAAGGTCCAAGTGTCAACCAGTCGGGTACGACCCAAGCCGGGCATGGGCGATCCGGAGCAGTGCTATCGGTGCGGAAGATCCGGGCATTGGTCGAAAGAGTGTCCGCGACTGTACGGCAGCGCCGGAGGCGGACGCGAGCCGCCCTCACCGCTCAGCGCTGGCGGCTACAGAGATCGCATGTACGGTCGTGACCCGTATCCGccgccaccaccgccgccgccgttCCTGCGTGACCGCATCATGGATGGCTTTAGG GACTATGACTACTATGACCGCCGCTTCGAGGACTCACGCGATCTCTACGAGCGTCGCTATCAGACCTCGCGCATGCGCGACTTCCCGCCGCCGCCCATCTCGCGCCGCGAACCCATGCCTCTGCCGCCGCCCCTGAGCGGCAGCCTGCGCTCCTGCAGCGTCTCGCGCGGATACGACACCATGTTCAGCCGCCGCTCGCCGCCTCCGCCGCGCAGCAGCAACGGAATGAGTCGCTACGG CTCGCCCACTCCTCACGGCTACGAGGACTTCAGTCGCGACGCATTTGATGAACGCATGATATCGTCTCGCGGAATACGTGGTCCCTCGCCTCCGGGTCGCCGATACGCGCCCTACTGA
- the LOC119553278 gene encoding uncharacterized protein LOC119553278 encodes MALYFLYPAVAAVALFIVGVIIVMLRYGPRLCGLRHHALPDDDDLRGKTYEHEISYA; translated from the coding sequence ATGGCTCTTTACTTTCTTTATCCCGCCGTGGCCGCCGTCGCCCTGTTCATCGTGGGCGTGATCATTGTCATGTTGCGCTATGGACCTCGTTTGTGCGGCCTGCGCCACCATGCGCTCCCGGACGACGACGACCTAAGGGGAAAGACGTACGAGCACGAGATTAGCTATGCTTAA
- the LOC119553276 gene encoding uncharacterized protein LOC119553276 produces the protein MSTIEEERKAYENNPYFTGHIYGNFSPFYVTIAICTVVLGTIIILNIVLGCCSKHRKYWQDRHTGNRWLVSIWSATPHNQPPLDFTELKDASYFQRFHPTTHQQVFPDDVVIGVDDLEPVHSAHHHHQQQHQRPPRPEGRTLHQQRQREEYVELQKRESDI, from the exons ATGTCCACAATCGAAGAGGAACGCAAGGCGTACGAAAACAATCCCTACTTCACCGGCCACATCTACGGCAACTTCTCGCCGTTTTATGTGACCATCGCCATCTGCACGGTTGTCCTGGGCACGATCATAATACTGAACATTGTCCTGGGCTGCTGCTCCAAGCACCGCAAGTACTGGCAGGACAGGCACACGGGCAACCGCTGGTTGGTTTCCATTTGGTCCGCTACGCCCCACAACCAGCCGCCACTGGACTTTACCGAACTGAAGGACGCCTCCTACTTCCAGCGTTTCCAT CCCACTACCCACCAGCAAGTGTTCCCTGACGACGTTGTAATTGGCGTTGACGACTTGGAGCCCGTGCACTCGGCGCATCatcaccaccagcagcagcaccagcgtCCACCACGCCCGGAGGGTCGTACCCTGCACCAGCAACGCCAGCGCGAGGAATACGTGGAGCTGCAGAAGCGCGAGAGCGACATCTAA